The genomic DNA CTGCTTTAGGTGCAGAAGTTACCTGGAGCTCATGTAATATTTTCTCTACGCAAGATCATGCTGCCGCCGCAATCGCCGCTGCAGGAATTCAGGTTTATGCCTGGAAAGGTATGACTGCTGAAGAATTTGACTGGTGTATAGAACAAACATTATGGTTTGGGGAAGATCGTAAACCTTTAAATATGATTTTAGATGACGGTGGAGATTTAACTAATATGGTATTTGATAAATACCCTGAATTAGCCGCAGGCATAAAAGGACTTTCAGAAGAAACTACAACAGGTGTACATCGTTTACATGAGCGTATGGCTAAGGGAACTTTGTTGGTTCCGGCTATCAACATCAACGACTCTGTAACCAAATCAAAATTCGATAACAAATACGGTTGCAGAGAAAGTTTAGTGGATGCTATTCGTCGTGCTACCGATGTAATGATGGCAGGTAAAATTGCTGTTGTTGCCGGATATGGTGATGTTGGTAAAGGAAGTGCTGAATCATTATCATCACAAGGTGTTCGTGTTACAGTAACTGAAATTGATCCTATTTGTGCATTACAAGCTGCAATGGATGGATATGAGGTGAAGAAGATGGATGATGCTGTGAAGAATGCAGATATCATTGTAACTACAACAGGAAATAAAGACATCGTTGTTGGTCGTCATTTTGAATCCATGAAGCACGGTGCTATTGTTTGTAACATTGGTCACTTCGATACTGAAATTGATATGGCTTGGTTAAATAGTAAATACGGTAAAACCAAAGACACCATTAAACCTCAGGTGGATAAATACACTATTAACGGAAAGGATATTATTGTATTGGCAGAAGGTCGTTTAGTGAACTTGGGTTGCGCAACCGGACATCCAAGTTTTGTAATGAGTAATTCATTTACAAATCAAACTTTAGCACAATTAGAATTGTGGACTAATACAGCAGCTTACGAGAAAAAAGTATACGTATTGCCAAAAATATTAGATGAGAAAGTTGCTCGTTTACATTTAGCAAAAATTGGTGTGGAATTAGATACCTTAAACAAAGAACAAGCCGATTATATTGGTGTAAAAGTAGAGGGTCCGTATAAGACGGATGCTTATAGATACTAAATTTCAAATGTCATGCTGAGGTGAAACCCTGAGCTTGTCGATGGGAACGAAGCATCTGTTCTTTAGAATTATATAGCTCCGATTCCTCCTTACGTCGGAATGACATTTTAAAAACCTCGCTTTAGGGCGGGGTTTTTTTATTGTATAAATTTTGGTATTTTGTGAAGGTAAATGCCACTGATTTCACAAATAAAAATTTTATTTTTAAAAACTTTTGTAGTTCTTTTTTTCATTTGGAGCAATCTCTTTTCGCAGAACAAAACGATTGACTCATTGAAGTTGGCCATTACGCAAGAAGAATTCAAATGGCGCAGATACCTTCTGAAAAGAGGGTTTCTTTTATGTTCAATAAATTGTTGAAAGGGGGATGAGAAACTTTGCGCTATTATTAATTCTTCAGTTTCAACTCAATACAATTGGGCAGAACATCGACTCCCTTAAACTCGCTCTTAATAATGCAAAGCATGATAGTACAAAATGCTTAATACTTAAGTCCTTGTATTATGCAGAGAGTGATAACAAAGTTAAAATGGAACTGACCAAAGAAAGGTTACAGATTGCAGAATTAAATCTTGCTAAGAATAACAATACAGACCATAACTTTTTTCTAAAACAAAAAGGTGCCTGCTTTAACCAATTTGGACTTATTTATAAAGAACAAGGCGATATATCTAAGGCTTTAAACTATCATCACAAGAGCTTAAAGGTTTCTGAGGAGATTGGGAATAAAATTGGAATATCAATTTCTTTAAATAACATTGGGACTGTTTATTTTATGCAAGGCGATATCCCAAAAGCATTGGATTATTACCACAAGAGTTTAAAGATGCATGAGCTGATTATGGATAAAATAGGAATAGCAGGTTCTTTAAACAACATCGGGAATATTTATAAAGATCAGGGCGATCATTCTAAAGCAATAGAATATTATCAGAAGAGTTTAATTTTTATGGAGGAGATCGGGGAAAAAAGTGGAGTAGCAATTTGTTTGAACAACATTGGAGGAGTTTATTATTCTAATCGCGACACTTCCAACGCAATGGTTTATTTTCAAAGAAGTTTAAAGATTAGAGAAGAGGTCGGGAATAAACATGAATTGGCAGCTTCATTAAACAACATCGGAATACTTTATAAGCGCCAAGGCGAAAACATTAAAGCTTTAGAGTATTTTCATAAAAGTTTGAAAATTCAAGAGCAAATTGGAGATAAAAATGGAATCGCAAGTTCTTTACACAATATTGGGAATATTTATTATAGTCAAGGCAATCTAAAAGATGGACTTACTTATGCCAATAAAAGTATGCGATTAGCCATGGAATTGGGATTTCCGAAAAATATTCAAAATTCGTCTGAGCTCCTAAAATCAATTTTCCGAAAACAAAACAAATACAAAGAAGCTTT from Sphingobacteriaceae bacterium includes the following:
- a CDS encoding tetratricopeptide repeat protein, which codes for MRNFALLLILQFQLNTIGQNIDSLKLALNNAKHDSTKCLILKSLYYAESDNKVKMELTKERLQIAELNLAKNNNTDHNFFLKQKGACFNQFGLIYKEQGDISKALNYHHKSLKVSEEIGNKIGISISLNNIGTVYFMQGDIPKALDYYHKSLKMHELIMDKIGIAGSLNNIGNIYKDQGDHSKAIEYYQKSLIFMEEIGEKSGVAICLNNIGGVYYSNRDTSNAMVYFQRSLKIREEVGNKHELAASLNNIGILYKRQGENIKALEYFHKSLKIQEQIGDKNGIASSLHNIGNIYYSQGNLKDGLTYANKSMRLAMELGFPKNIQNSSELLKSIFRKQNKYKEALQMYELEIKMRDSINSESTRKASIKNQLKYEYEKQAAADSVAHAKESEVKNAEIAKQTAEIKAKKNQQYALFGGLGLVLIFAGVMFNRFKVTQKQKGIIESQKLEVESQKKIVEEKQKEVLDSIHYARRIQMAQIPSEKRVESTLNRLRN
- a CDS encoding adenosylhomocysteinase; amino-acid sequence: MAVTATKFIKSKVKDMSLAEWGRKEIKLAEEEMPGLMSLRKEYGASKPLKGARIAGCLHMTIQTAVLIETLTALGAEVTWSSCNIFSTQDHAAAAIAAAGIQVYAWKGMTAEEFDWCIEQTLWFGEDRKPLNMILDDGGDLTNMVFDKYPELAAGIKGLSEETTTGVHRLHERMAKGTLLVPAININDSVTKSKFDNKYGCRESLVDAIRRATDVMMAGKIAVVAGYGDVGKGSAESLSSQGVRVTVTEIDPICALQAAMDGYEVKKMDDAVKNADIIVTTTGNKDIVVGRHFESMKHGAIVCNIGHFDTEIDMAWLNSKYGKTKDTIKPQVDKYTINGKDIIVLAEGRLVNLGCATGHPSFVMSNSFTNQTLAQLELWTNTAAYEKKVYVLPKILDEKVARLHLAKIGVELDTLNKEQADYIGVKVEGPYKTDAYRY